A stretch of Mastacembelus armatus chromosome 1, fMasArm1.2, whole genome shotgun sequence DNA encodes these proteins:
- the slc43a3a gene encoding solute carrier family 43 member 3a isoform X1 codes for MLKHIQDYDTGHNKTQGKLGKRHNMLHSGQSPARSDAAMNWREGVKHAALRGRYQAALLADSGLRDAGVPVLFWCGVWLRLSGVCAKGGWILQSAVCHCPRYQQHPEQYRLQQTGRAVLSGLHHHLVCLQRLEPSQWLYIRSVRHHGDQADGNIFVHYWNPSRGLFQCRWATCLPLTAPPSSPSTMVPLTPPQLCFSSSSIIHLVRTFLLMPKSHIPYHLPEYYTYGLNCGKGNANCAKQSERTGGTAVTVSLEPTGGDKTSPAPEQGSEAQDSGEVVSFWSCVLSRFFMWHLLWFSIMQLRHFLFIGTLNSMLSRLANRDSNLVSQYTNAFAVSQLCGVLCAPWNGLIMDRHKGKPLAAGETEQEADLHSSYLSLFLTSLQCLLFSMCASIPLLPLQYLTFILQVLNRAFLYGGNAAFISIAFPAYHFGKLYGLMMSMSAVISLLQYPFFTLISGALGGDPLVLDIALTLVTLLVFIHPIDIFIYCRKLARLRENYTKTEATNDSILAEAKL; via the exons ATGCTGAAGCATATTCAGGACTATGATACtggacacaacaaaacacaggggAAATTGGGGAAGCGCCACAACATGCTGCACTCAGGCCAATCACCTGCCAGATCTGACGCTGCAA TGAActggagagagggagtgaaGCATGCAGCCTTACGAGGTCGGTACCAGGCTGCGCTACTGGCTGACTCTGGCCTCAGGGATGCTGGAGTGCCTGTGCTTTTCTGGTGTGGTGTTTGGTTACGCCTCTCTGGTGTTTGTGCTAAAGGAGGATGGATACTTCAGtcagctgtgtgtcactgtccCAGGTATCAACAGCACCCTGAACAGTACAG actgcagcagacaggacgagcagttctctctggtctTCACCATCACCTCGTTTGTCTGCAACGTCTTGAACCTAGTCAATGGCTATATATTCGATCAGTTCGGCACCATGGCGACCAGGCTGATGGCAAT ATCTTTGTACACTACTGGAACCCTTCTCGTGGCCTTTTCCAGTGCAG GTGGGCAACCTGTTTGCCACTCACCGCTCCACCATCATCACCCTCTACAATGGTGCCTTTGACTCCTCCTCAGCTGTGTTTTTCGTCATCAAG CATCATACACCTTGTTAGGACTTTCCTGCTGATGCCAAAATCTCACATCCCCTACCACCTGCCTGAATACTACACCTACGG GTTGAACTGTGGAAAGGGTAACGCTAACTGTGCTAAGCAGTCCGAGAGGACAGGGGGCACTGCAGTGACAGTTTCACTGGAGCCCACTGGGGGGGACAAAACATCACCAGCACCTGAGCAAGGGAGTGAGGCCCAGGACTCTGGAGAAG TGGTGAGCTTCTGGAGCTGTGTGCTGTCCAGATTTTTTATGTGGCACCTGCTCTGGTTTTCCATAATGCAGCTGAGACACTTCCTCTTCATCGGCACGCTCAATTCCATGCTCAGCCGGCTGGCCAACCGTGACTCCAACCTGG TTAGTCAGTACACCAATGCTTTTGCTGTGAGCCAGCTGTGTGGAGTGCTGTGTGCGCCCTGGAATGGACTCATCATGGACAGACATAAAGGAAAGCCTCTAGCTGCTG GTGAAACGGAGCAGGAGGCGGACCTGCACTCCTCCTACCTGTCTCTGTTCCTGACCTCCCTACAGTGCCTGCTCTTCTCCATGTGTGCCTCcattcctctcctcccactgcAGTACCTCACTTTCATTCTACAGGTCCTCAATCGCGCCTTCCTTTATGGCGGAAATGCAGCCTTCATCAGCATCGC TTTTCCAGCCTATCACTTTGGGAAGTTGTATGGCCTGATGATGTCGATGTCTGCTGTCATCTCTCTGCTTCAGTACCCCTTCTTCACCCTGATCAGTGGAGCTCTGGGTGGAGATCCCTTGGTT CTGGACATTGCTCTGACTCTCGTCACTCTGCTGGTGTTTATCCATCCTATAGACATCTTCATCTACTGCAGGAAATTAGCTCGCCTCAGGGAAAACTACACCAAGACTGAAGCCACTAATGACTCCATATTGGCAGAAGCCAAGTTATAG
- the slc43a3a gene encoding solute carrier family 43 member 3a isoform X2, producing the protein MQPYEVGTRLRYWLTLASGMLECLCFSGVVFGYASLVFVLKEDGYFSQLCVTVPGINSTLNSTDCSRQDEQFSLVFTITSFVCNVLNLVNGYIFDQFGTMATRLMAISLYTTGTLLVAFSSAVFSELLCPALSCIAVGGILLLMTNVQVGNLFATHRSTIITLYNGAFDSSSAVFFVIKVLYEQGISLRTSFVVLSFCSIIHLVRTFLLMPKSHIPYHLPEYYTYGLNCGKGNANCAKQSERTGGTAVTVSLEPTGGDKTSPAPEQGSEAQDSGEVVSFWSCVLSRFFMWHLLWFSIMQLRHFLFIGTLNSMLSRLANRDSNLVSQYTNAFAVSQLCGVLCAPWNGLIMDRHKGKPLAAGETEQEADLHSSYLSLFLTSLQCLLFSMCASIPLLPLQYLTFILQVLNRAFLYGGNAAFISIAFPAYHFGKLYGLMMSMSAVISLLQYPFFTLISGALGGDPLVLDIALTLVTLLVFIHPIDIFIYCRKLARLRENYTKTEATNDSILAEAKL; encoded by the exons ATGCAGCCTTACGAGGTCGGTACCAGGCTGCGCTACTGGCTGACTCTGGCCTCAGGGATGCTGGAGTGCCTGTGCTTTTCTGGTGTGGTGTTTGGTTACGCCTCTCTGGTGTTTGTGCTAAAGGAGGATGGATACTTCAGtcagctgtgtgtcactgtccCAGGTATCAACAGCACCCTGAACAGTACAG actgcagcagacaggacgagcagttctctctggtctTCACCATCACCTCGTTTGTCTGCAACGTCTTGAACCTAGTCAATGGCTATATATTCGATCAGTTCGGCACCATGGCGACCAGGCTGATGGCAAT ATCTTTGTACACTACTGGAACCCTTCTCGTGGCCTTTTCCAGTGCAG TGTTTTCAGAGCTGCTTTGTCCAGCCTTGTCATGCATCGCTGTAGGAGGAATTCTGCTCCTAATGACTAACGTACAG GTGGGCAACCTGTTTGCCACTCACCGCTCCACCATCATCACCCTCTACAATGGTGCCTTTGACTCCTCCTCAGCTGTGTTTTTCGTCATCAAG GTTCTGTATGAACAGGGAATCTCTCTCCGCACCTCCTTTGTTGTATTGTCTTTCTGCAGCATCATACACCTTGTTAGGACTTTCCTGCTGATGCCAAAATCTCACATCCCCTACCACCTGCCTGAATACTACACCTACGG GTTGAACTGTGGAAAGGGTAACGCTAACTGTGCTAAGCAGTCCGAGAGGACAGGGGGCACTGCAGTGACAGTTTCACTGGAGCCCACTGGGGGGGACAAAACATCACCAGCACCTGAGCAAGGGAGTGAGGCCCAGGACTCTGGAGAAG TGGTGAGCTTCTGGAGCTGTGTGCTGTCCAGATTTTTTATGTGGCACCTGCTCTGGTTTTCCATAATGCAGCTGAGACACTTCCTCTTCATCGGCACGCTCAATTCCATGCTCAGCCGGCTGGCCAACCGTGACTCCAACCTGG TTAGTCAGTACACCAATGCTTTTGCTGTGAGCCAGCTGTGTGGAGTGCTGTGTGCGCCCTGGAATGGACTCATCATGGACAGACATAAAGGAAAGCCTCTAGCTGCTG GTGAAACGGAGCAGGAGGCGGACCTGCACTCCTCCTACCTGTCTCTGTTCCTGACCTCCCTACAGTGCCTGCTCTTCTCCATGTGTGCCTCcattcctctcctcccactgcAGTACCTCACTTTCATTCTACAGGTCCTCAATCGCGCCTTCCTTTATGGCGGAAATGCAGCCTTCATCAGCATCGC TTTTCCAGCCTATCACTTTGGGAAGTTGTATGGCCTGATGATGTCGATGTCTGCTGTCATCTCTCTGCTTCAGTACCCCTTCTTCACCCTGATCAGTGGAGCTCTGGGTGGAGATCCCTTGGTT CTGGACATTGCTCTGACTCTCGTCACTCTGCTGGTGTTTATCCATCCTATAGACATCTTCATCTACTGCAGGAAATTAGCTCGCCTCAGGGAAAACTACACCAAGACTGAAGCCACTAATGACTCCATATTGGCAGAAGCCAAGTTATAG
- the slc43a3a gene encoding solute carrier family 43 member 3a isoform X3 yields MLKHIQDYDTGHNKTQGKLGKRHNMLHSGQSPARSDAAMNWREGVKHAALRGRYQAALLADSGLRDAGVPVLFWCGVWLRLSGVCAKGGWILQSAVCHCPRYQQHPEQYRLQQTGRAVLSGLHHHLVCLQRLEPSQWLYIRSVRHHGDQADGNIFVHYWNPSRGLFQCRWATCLPLTAPPSSPSTMVPLTPPQLCFSSSSIIHLVRTFLLMPKSHIPYHLPEYYTYGLNCGKGNANCAKQSERTGGTAVTVSLEPTGGDKTSPAPEQGSEAQDSGEVVSFWSCVLSRFFMWHLLWFSIMQLRHFLFIGTLNSMLSRLANRDSNLVSQYTNAFAVSQLCGVLCAPWNGLIMDRHKGKPLAAGETEQEADLHSSYLSLFLTSLQCLLFSMCASIPLLPLQYLTFILQFSSLSLWEVVWPDDVDVCCHLSASVPLLHPDQWSSGWRSLGSGHCSDSRHSAGVYPSYRHLHLLQEISSPQGKLHQD; encoded by the exons ATGCTGAAGCATATTCAGGACTATGATACtggacacaacaaaacacaggggAAATTGGGGAAGCGCCACAACATGCTGCACTCAGGCCAATCACCTGCCAGATCTGACGCTGCAA TGAActggagagagggagtgaaGCATGCAGCCTTACGAGGTCGGTACCAGGCTGCGCTACTGGCTGACTCTGGCCTCAGGGATGCTGGAGTGCCTGTGCTTTTCTGGTGTGGTGTTTGGTTACGCCTCTCTGGTGTTTGTGCTAAAGGAGGATGGATACTTCAGtcagctgtgtgtcactgtccCAGGTATCAACAGCACCCTGAACAGTACAG actgcagcagacaggacgagcagttctctctggtctTCACCATCACCTCGTTTGTCTGCAACGTCTTGAACCTAGTCAATGGCTATATATTCGATCAGTTCGGCACCATGGCGACCAGGCTGATGGCAAT ATCTTTGTACACTACTGGAACCCTTCTCGTGGCCTTTTCCAGTGCAG GTGGGCAACCTGTTTGCCACTCACCGCTCCACCATCATCACCCTCTACAATGGTGCCTTTGACTCCTCCTCAGCTGTGTTTTTCGTCATCAAG CATCATACACCTTGTTAGGACTTTCCTGCTGATGCCAAAATCTCACATCCCCTACCACCTGCCTGAATACTACACCTACGG GTTGAACTGTGGAAAGGGTAACGCTAACTGTGCTAAGCAGTCCGAGAGGACAGGGGGCACTGCAGTGACAGTTTCACTGGAGCCCACTGGGGGGGACAAAACATCACCAGCACCTGAGCAAGGGAGTGAGGCCCAGGACTCTGGAGAAG TGGTGAGCTTCTGGAGCTGTGTGCTGTCCAGATTTTTTATGTGGCACCTGCTCTGGTTTTCCATAATGCAGCTGAGACACTTCCTCTTCATCGGCACGCTCAATTCCATGCTCAGCCGGCTGGCCAACCGTGACTCCAACCTGG TTAGTCAGTACACCAATGCTTTTGCTGTGAGCCAGCTGTGTGGAGTGCTGTGTGCGCCCTGGAATGGACTCATCATGGACAGACATAAAGGAAAGCCTCTAGCTGCTG GTGAAACGGAGCAGGAGGCGGACCTGCACTCCTCCTACCTGTCTCTGTTCCTGACCTCCCTACAGTGCCTGCTCTTCTCCATGTGTGCCTCcattcctctcctcccactgcAGTACCTCACTTTCATTCTACAG TTTTCCAGCCTATCACTTTGGGAAGTTGTATGGCCTGATGATGTCGATGTCTGCTGTCATCTCTCTGCTTCAGTACCCCTTCTTCACCCTGATCAGTGGAGCTCTGGGTGGAGATCCCTTGGTT CTGGACATTGCTCTGACTCTCGTCACTCTGCTGGTGTTTATCCATCCTATAGACATCTTCATCTACTGCAGGAAATTAGCTCGCCTCAGGGAAAACTACACCAAGACTGA